A segment of the Candidatus Methylomirabilota bacterium genome:
AGAGCGCGGCCAGGCGGAAGCCATCGCGCGCAACTTGAGCGAGATGGCCGGGCTGGGCACGCCGATCGTCTGCGTCGTGACGGGTGAAGGGGGCAGCGGCGGCGCCCTCGCCATCGGCGTGGCGAATCGCATCCTGATGCTCGAGTACGCGATCTACTCCGTCATCTCCCCCGAGGGCTGCGCGGCCATCCTCTGGGGCGAGGCCACGAAAGCGCCCGAGGCCGCGGAGCTCATGCGCATCACGGCGCCGGACCTTCTCAGGCTCGGCGTCATCGACGGCATCGTGCCCGAGCCGACCGGCGGCGCCCACCGGAACTGGGAGGAGACGGCCGCGAACCTCCGCGGCCCGCTCCGGGACGTCCTCTGGGAGCTCCGCTCGCGCACGTCGGAGGAGCTGGTCGCCGAGCGCTACGAGAAGTTCCGCAAGATCGGCGTGTTCGAGGAGAGCGCCTGATCGCTGCACCGCTGTTTGACAGGCTCTGGGGCCGATGCTAACGTAAGTGCCGATCTTGTATGCCAAAACTTCACCTGATCACCTACGGCTGCCAGATGAACGAGTACGACTCCGAGCGCGTCGCGGGTCTGCTCAAGCGTGAGCGCTACGAGCTCACCGAGGTGGCTGAGGAAGCCGACCTCATCCTGCTCAACACGTGCGCGATCCGCGAGAAGGCGGAGGACAAGGTCTTCTCGCGCCTGGGGCAGCTCCGAACGCTGAAGCAGCAGCGGCCCGAGATCCTGATCGGCGTGATGGGCTGCATGGCGCAGCTCTGGCAGGGGAAGATCCTGGAGCGCGCGCCCCAGGTAGATCTGGTATTCGGTTCCGCCGCGGTCGCGCGTGTCGCCGAGCTGGTCGAGCAGGCACGGGCGGCGGACGCGCCCATCGTGGAGGTCCGCGAGGCGCCGCTGGTCAAGCTGACCGCCAAGCCCGACCGCCCGGGGCAGCTCAAGGCCTTCGTCACGGTGATGGAGGGGTGCGAGAAGTTCTGCACCTTCTGCGTCGTGCCGGTGACGCGGGGGCGCGAACGCAGCCATCCGCCGGAGGCCGTCCTGGCGGAGGTGCGCGAGCTGGCGGCGGCGGGGGTGCGCGAGGTGACGCTGCTCGGGCAGACGGTCAACGCCTATGGCCGTGATCTTACGCCGGCGACCGACCTGGCGGCGCTCCTGGAGCGAATCGACGAGGTCGAAGGCATTGAGCGCATCCGGTTCACCACCTCGAACCCATACAACCTCACCGCCCGGCTGATCCGCGCCATCCGCGACCTTCCGAAGGTGGTCGAATACCTGCACCTGCCGCTCCAGTCTGGCTCAGATCGCGTGCTCGAGCGCATGAACCGCGGCTACACCTCCGCGCGCTACTTGGCGCTGATCGCCGAGCTCACGGAGACGGTGCCCGGCATCGCGCTCTCGACCGATCTCATCGTGGGGTTTCCCGGCGAGACGGACCAGGACTTCGAGCGGACGGTCGACGTCGTCGAGCGGGTCCGCTACGACAACGTCTTCGCCTTCCGCTACTCTCGCCGACCCGGCACGGCCGCCGCCGATATGAGCGACCAGGTGCCGGACGACGTCAAGGCGAGACGGAACGCGCGCATTCTCGAGGTCGCGACCCGTGTCGGCGCCGAGCGCAGCCGGACGCTTGAGGGCCGGGTGCTGCCGGTGCTCGTGGACGGCCGCTCCCGCAAGGACCCGGGCGAGCTGACGGGCCGCACCCGGTGCAACCGCGTGGTCAACTTCGACGCCCACGGTCGCGATCTTCTGGGCACGGTGGTGCCCGTGCTCGTCACCCGGGCGCTGCCGCACAGCCTCCGCGGCGAGCTGGCCGGCGCCGCCGCCGCCGCCCCCGGCGTCACCGAAGGCCGCGTGCTCGCGGCGGCGGTCTAGGGGAGGGGACGCCCATGTGGCTCGAGATGAAGGTCAAGGGACTGGCGCTGGACCCTCTCTCCAACATGCCGATCATCATCCTGCGCGACGAGGAGGAGAAGCGCTCGCTGCCCATCTGGGTCGGGCTCTTCGAGGCCAACGCCATCGCGCTCGAGCTCGAGAAGATCTCGACGGCGCGGCCCATGACGCACGACCTGATCAAGAACATCCTCGAGGCGCTCGACGCCCGCGTGGTCAAGGTCGAGGTCAACGACCTCCGGGAGAACACCTTCTTCGCGGTCATCCACCTCCAGCTGGGATCGGCCGAGATCACCGTCGACTCGCGCCCGTCGGACGCCATCGCGCTCGCGCTCAGGGTGTCGGCCCCGATCTTCGTGGACGAGGAAGTCGTGGCCAAGGCCAAGAACGTCGAGGTCGCCAAGGAGCAGGAGCTCGGCGGCAGCAAGACCGACGACCAGGCGAAGATCAAGGAATGGCTCGATTCCATCAAGCCGGGAGACTTCGGCAAGATCGAGCGCGGCCGTGATCCCAACGCCCCGGATGACTAG
Coding sequences within it:
- the miaB gene encoding tRNA (N6-isopentenyl adenosine(37)-C2)-methylthiotransferase MiaB; the encoded protein is MPKLHLITYGCQMNEYDSERVAGLLKRERYELTEVAEEADLILLNTCAIREKAEDKVFSRLGQLRTLKQQRPEILIGVMGCMAQLWQGKILERAPQVDLVFGSAAVARVAELVEQARAADAPIVEVREAPLVKLTAKPDRPGQLKAFVTVMEGCEKFCTFCVVPVTRGRERSHPPEAVLAEVRELAAAGVREVTLLGQTVNAYGRDLTPATDLAALLERIDEVEGIERIRFTTSNPYNLTARLIRAIRDLPKVVEYLHLPLQSGSDRVLERMNRGYTSARYLALIAELTETVPGIALSTDLIVGFPGETDQDFERTVDVVERVRYDNVFAFRYSRRPGTAAADMSDQVPDDVKARRNARILEVATRVGAERSRTLEGRVLPVLVDGRSRKDPGELTGRTRCNRVVNFDAHGRDLLGTVVPVLVTRALPHSLRGELAGAAAAAPGVTEGRVLAAAV
- a CDS encoding bifunctional nuclease family protein; this translates as MWLEMKVKGLALDPLSNMPIIILRDEEEKRSLPIWVGLFEANAIALELEKISTARPMTHDLIKNILEALDARVVKVEVNDLRENTFFAVIHLQLGSAEITVDSRPSDAIALALRVSAPIFVDEEVVAKAKNVEVAKEQELGGSKTDDQAKIKEWLDSIKPGDFGKIERGRDPNAPDD